The following proteins are co-located in the Silene latifolia isolate original U9 population chromosome 1, ASM4854445v1, whole genome shotgun sequence genome:
- the LOC141606336 gene encoding BEL1-like homeodomain protein 1, with protein MASYYVPHDNSTSTSTTTTPQQIPENANLHTLILMQQHHQQQQQQSNNILLLNSAAAAAAFSHPPPQQFHHQFGRPDHQNITLYGYPQEETREITRASQGLSLSLNSQNPGGVGHVAGTGGGQVSVLGSKYLRAAQELLEQVVNVGDTLTTNPNTNNTSSVDGHSHSPGKGKGVDDTQSDENEKHSGATQLSTSERQEIQMKKAKLVSMLDEAEQRYRHYNNQMQMVIESFERVAGMGSAKTYTALALKTISKQFRCLKDAIQDQIRVANKSLGEDDGGVGSSGGKIQGSRLKFIDHQIRQQRALQQLGMIQNHNAWRPQRGLPERSVSVLRAWLFEHFLHPYPKDSDKILLAKQTGLTRSQVSNWFINARVRLWKPMIEEMYNEELKDREQNNSEDKENSNNEDIEGASNSIIEQEKFNNGDQTQLNNSAYQHGFTLTGSLEMEGIAQASPKRQRSNNQVVNNNGEILIKFGNDDKEEGNNVYPMISGGMNFMGGGELGIGSYPMNELGRFETEDFPAPSFVQGNNGGISLSLGVGLPPCDNNNHHQQQHFNSHSFMSSNQNISFPRGNDFGSIDIQSRKGFVAQLLPDFVA; from the exons ATGGCATCATATTATGTACCTCATGATAATTCTACTTCTACTAGtaccaccaccacaccacaaCAAATCCCTGAAAATGCTAATTTGCACACTTTGATTCTTATGCAacaacaccaccaacaacaacaacaacaatctaaTAATATTCTTCTACTTAACTCCGCTGCTGCCGCCGCTGCCTTCTCCCACCCACCACCTCAGCAGTTTCACCACCAGTTTGGCCGTCCTGACCACCAAAACATTACCCTCTATGGGTACCCACAAGAGGAGACGCGTGAGATTACACGCGCAAGCCAGGGGCTTTCTTTGAGCTTGAATTCTCAGAACCCCGGTGGTGTCGGTCACGTCGCCGGTACTGGTGGTGGACAGGTGTCGGTTTTGGGGTCTAAATACTTAAGGGCAGCTCAAGAGTTGTTGGAACAAGTTGTTAATGTTGGTGATACGTTGACTACTAATCCAAATACAAATAATACATCCAGTGTTGATGGCCATTCTCATTCTCCTGGTAAGGGTAAGGGTGTTGATGATACACAATCCGATGAGAATGAAAAACACAGTGGCGCTACGCAGCTTAGTACATCGGAAAGGCAGGAGATTCAGATGAAAAAGGCCAAGCTTGTATCTATGCTTGATGAG gCAGAGCAAAGGTACAGGCATTACAACAACCAAATGCAAATGGTAATAGAATCATTTGAGAGAGTGGCGGGGATGGGATCAGCAAAGACATACACAGCCTTGGCATTGAAGACGATTTCTAAGCAGTTCCGGTGTCTCAAAGACGCaattcaagaccaaattcgaGTAGCCAATAAAAGCTTAGGCGAAGATGATGGAGGGGTTGGATCATCAGGAGGGAAAATTCAAGGGTCGAGGTTGAAATTCATTGATCATCAAATTAGGCAGCAAAGAGCTTTGCAGCAATTGGGAATGATTCAGAACCACAATGCTTGGAGGCCTCAACGTGGATTACCTGAGAGATCGGTTTCCGTCCTTCGCGCTTGGCTTTTCGAGCACTTCCTGCACCC GTACCCAAAGGATTCGGACAAAATCTTGCTTGCCAAACAAACTGGACTTACTAGGAGCCAG gtttcgaattGGTTCATAAACGCAAGAGTACGTCTTTGGAAGCCAATGATCGAAGAAATGTACAATGAAGAGCTTAAGGATCGTGAACAAAACAATTCAGAGGACAAAGAAAACAGCAATAATGAAGACATAGAAGGTGCTTCAAATTCGATTATAGAACAAGAAAAGTTCAACAATGGTGATCAAACCCAACTCAACAATTCCGCTTATCAACACGGGTTTACCCTTACAGGCTCACTTGAAATGGAGGGAATTGCGCAAGCGAGTCCTAAGAGACAAAGAAGCAATAATCAAGTGGTGAATAATAATGGAGAGATTTTGATCAAGTTCGGAAATGATGACAAGGAAGAGGGAAACAATGTGTATCCCATGATTTCAGGGGGAATGAATTTTATGGGAGGAGGTGAATTAGGGATAGGATCATACCCTATGAATGAACTAGGGAGATTTGAAACAGAGGATTTCCCAGCACCAAGTTTTGTTCAAGGGAATAATGGTGGCATTTCACTTTCCTTAGGAGTTGGACTCCCTCCTTGTGATAATAataatcaccatcaacaacaacaCTTCAATAGTCATTCCTTCATGTCTTCAAATCAAAACATCTCCTTTCCACGGGGGAATGATTTTGGTTCAATCGACATTCAAAGTCGAAAAGGGTTCGTGGCTCAGTTGCTACCCGACTTTGTTGCTTGA